A DNA window from Babylonia areolata isolate BAREFJ2019XMU chromosome 28, ASM4173473v1, whole genome shotgun sequence contains the following coding sequences:
- the LOC143301897 gene encoding TAR DNA-binding protein 43-like encodes MIQYIKVVADDGDEPLELPVEEDGTILLTTLSAQFPGSCGLKYRNPDTGSMRGIRLSDGRLYPPDKDWGKQVFICVFPKVEGKCASSVAEHTVVKPVKSSSRQKCSDLIVLGLPWKSTEDDLRTYFSQFGDLLMVQVKKDPKTGQSKGFGFVRFAEYDAQLKCMAQRHMIDGRWCDVRIPNSKEGSQQMMNRKVFVGRCTEDMNAEDLRQYFSKFGEVVDVFIPKPFRAFAFVSFADPDVAQSLCGEDHIIKGASVHISGAAPKASEKQGGYGGGMGGGGGGMGGDRRLGGSNYSHLAGYSPSYSQGSWSHAARPGSTSNPASSYGNNLGLGNLGLGALQLNHAMLAAAQAVLSGQGGWGPLGLTNQQGGAGGGMQGGVVQQGQVGGQGGAVPASMAGPGGSGASNGDQSQPVTNTTPAPTTFGSVGNGTSGAGGFLGWGGTQASEMTTHSPSQMAAGWGSTHSKAPTGWN; translated from the exons ATGATACAGTACATCAAGGTGGTAGCAGACGATGGCGATGAGCCATTGGAGCTGCCAGTTGAGGAGGACGGTACCATCTTGCTCACCACCCTGTCTGCTCAGTTCCCAGGATCGTGTGGGTTGAAGTATCGGAACCCAGACACCGGCTCTATGAGGGGAATCAGATTATCAGATGGTCGTCTTTACCCTCCGGATAAAGACTGGGGAAAACAGGTGTTCATCTGCGTGTTTCCGAAAG TTGAAGGCAAATGCGCTTCATCAGTGGCGGAGCACACAGTGGTGAAGCCGGTAAAAAGCAGCAGCCGGCAAAAGTGCAGTGACCTTATCGTGCTGGGATTACCCTGGAAGAGTACAGAGGATGACCTGCGTACTTACTTCTCTCAGTTTGGTGATCTTCTCATGGTGCAG GTGAAGAAAGATCCCAAAACGGGTCAGTCCAAAGGTTTCGGTTTCGTGCGCTTTGCCGAGTACGATGCTCAGCTGAAATGCATGGCCCAACGCCACATGATTGATGGCCGGTGGTGTGATGTCCGCATCCCAAACTCTAAG GAGGGATCGCAGCAGATGATGAACCGCAAGGTCTTTGTCGGGCGCTGCACGGAGGACATGAACGCTGAGGACCTGCGCCAGTACTTCTCCAAGTTTGGGGAGGTGGTGGACGTCTTCATCCCCAAGCCCTTCCGCGCCTTTGCCTTTGTCAGCTTCGCCGACCCGGACGTGGCCCAGTCGCTGTGCGGTGAGGACCACATCATCAAGGGGGCCTCTGTGCACATCAGCGGGGCCGCACCCAAGGCCAGCGAGAAGCAAGGCGGCTacgggggagggatgggtgggggtggcggaggcaTGGGAGGGGACCGGCGTCTTGGTGGCTCCAACTACAGCCACCTGGCAGGCTACTCACCCAGCTACTCGCAAGGGTCGTGGAGCCACGCGGCACGCCCTGGCTCCACCTCCAACCCGGCCAGTTCCTACGGCAACAACCTGGGGCTGGGCAACCTGGGGCTGGGGGCACTGCAGCTGAACCACGCCATGCTGGCTGCTGCCCAGGCAGTGCTGAgtgggcagggagggtgggggcccCTGGGGCTGACCAACCagcagggaggggcagggggagggatgcAGGGGGGGGTGGTGCAGCAGGGTCAGGTTGGGGGTCAGGGAGGCGCTGTGCCGGCTAGCATGGCGGGGCCTGGAGGTTCCGGAGCCAGCAATGGCGACCAGTCGCAGCctgtcaccaacaccaccccgGCCCCTACCACCTTCGGGTCGGTGGGCAACGGCACCAGCGGGGCTGGGGGCTTCTTGGGATGGGGGGGCACGCAGGCCTCAGAGATGACCACCCACAGCCCCAGCCAGATGGCTGCCGGGTGGGGCAGCACCCACTCCAAGGCACCCACCGGCTGGAACTAG